A single region of the Salvia splendens isolate huo1 chromosome 18, SspV2, whole genome shotgun sequence genome encodes:
- the LOC121776076 gene encoding 1-aminocyclopropane-1-carboxylate oxidase homolog 11-like, whose product MAALNSNSFYHRPESKFPPSLWGDQFVNHVSDSKIAASMSEYNRSREVEAFDATKSGVKGLVDAGIAKIPRIFIHQDYIQEDKTVCDLSVPVIDLGSLSNNRGEIIDQVRAAFEEWGVFKIVNHGIPTSSLSKAMKAVKEFHEQDTEVKKQYYSRDYLKKVVYNSNFDLYTNAAANWRDSLYLIMAPDPPTPQELPQVFRDPMMEFSEQAKNVGISVFELLSEGLGLKKSHMLDMGCAMGEFLACNYYPACPEPNMTLGFGSHTDSGFLTFLLQDEIGGLQVLHKDSWVDVPPSPGSLLVISGDMMELITNARFKSAYHRVVAKNLGPRISVAFVFRMHLAGSGSSQLYGPIKELLSENNPPIYREAKGEEIVACRYAKGIEKTPLLWYFKLNNIQQP is encoded by the exons atgGCGGCTCTAAATTCCAACAGTTTCTATCATCGCCCTGAGTCCAAGTTCCCACCTAGCTTGTGGGGTGATCAATTCGTCAATCATGTGTCCGACTCCAAG ATAGCAGCAAGCATGTCGGAATACAACCGAAGCAGGGAAGTAGAAGCGTTCGATGCCACGAAGAGCGGCGTGAAGGGGCTTGTCGACGCCGGGATCGCAAAGATTCCCCGCATTTTCATCCACCAAGACTACATACAGGAAGACAAGACTGTCTGCGATCTAAGCGTTCCGGTAATTGACTTGGGATCGTTGAGCAATAACCGCGGTGAAATCATCGATCAAGTTAGAGCTGCCTTTGAAGAATGGGGAGTTTTCAAGATCGTAAATCATGGCATCCCGACAAGCTCGTTGAGCAAAGCGATGAAGGCAGTGAAGGAGTTCCACGAGCAGGATACGGAGGTGAAGAAGCAGTATTACTCGCGGGATTACTTGAAGAAGGTTGTCTACAACAGCAACTTCGATCTCTATACAAATGCCGCTGCTAATTGGAGAGACAGTCTCTACTTGATCATGGCTCCCGACCCTCCCACACCGCAGGAGCTTCCTCAAGTTTTCAG AGATCCGATGATGGAATTCTCGGAGCAAGCTAAGAATGTGGGGATCAGTGTGTTTGAGTTGTTGTCTGAGGGTCTTGGATTGAAGAAGAGTCACATGTTAGACATGGGGTGTGCCATGGGAGAGTTTCTTGCTTGCAATTACTATCCGGCTTGTCCTGAGCCCAACATGACATTAGGTTTCGGTAGCCACACAGACAGTGGATTTCTGACTTTTCTGCTGCAGGACGAAATCGGGGGCCTACAGGTCCTGCACAAGGATAGCTGGGTTGATGTGCCACCTTCCCCCGGATCTCTTCTCGTGATCTCCGGAGATATGATGGAG TTGATCACAAATGCTAGGTTTAAGAGCGCCTACCACAGAGTAGTGGCGAAGAATTTGGGCCCCAGAATCTCAGTGGCATTCGTGTTCAGGATGCATCTTGCAGGAAGCGGGAGCTCCCAGCTTTATGGGCCGATCAAGGAGCTCCTGTCCGAAAATAATCCACCCATTTATAGAGAAGCCAAAGGAGAAGAGATCGTTGCGTGTCGATATGCGAAAGGAATCGAGAAGACTCCTTTACTGTGGTATTTCAAGCTCAATAATATACAACAGCCTTAA
- the LOC121777954 gene encoding putative pentatricopeptide repeat-containing protein At1g12700, mitochondrial, which yields MSLILRRIAARFGTVPHSISLCCSNFRYEGRKPFSSMLRIDFSSINDIQFANFLFREMSRIRPQPSISVYNKLLTTVVHMEHYSAALSMFDGMRQSGLPVNEYTFSIIMHCYCLLNRVDLGFSLLGSFFKLGYEPDVVIFNTLIKGLFLGDKAIEAEKLFNKLLDDKLIEPCQLTVSFFVHGLCKAGHTATACNYIDLFAKRGCISSNYAYNTLVDSLCKGGMVQDAILVLRRMVERGVLPNTVTYTSIVHALCCAGRWDVVRVLLREMFDKKVCINVITFTVLVNMLCKNGRVEEAEDLVEIMMQQNVSPDVYTYNALIDGYCCHGKMDKARELIDSLAEKGIKPNNVFSYGSLINGYCKNGNIDEAKPDFLEVPGKGPQNTSGQYSSMIKELLREDRFSDGWKLFSDMEAQGVHPDIFTYSILLAGLCKAHRNDEAISLVRAMEDRGVTPNIITYDILICGLCKEGRHDLARGIFNELPSKGLQPSARLYEMISGSRCEKGLAEEEAIL from the coding sequence ATGTCGCTGATTCTCAGAAGAATTGCTGCTCGATTCGGTACTGTTCCTCACTCAATCTCTCTCTGCTGTTCCAATTTCCGCTACGAAGGTAGGAAGCCCTTTTCATCTATGCTCAGAATTGATTTCAGCTCTATAAACGACATCCAATTTGCCAATTTCTTGTTTCGTGAAATGTCTCGGATCAGACCACAGCCTTCCATTTCTGTATACAACAAATTGTTGACTACTGTTGTCCATATGGAGCACTACTCCGCTGCCCTCTCAATGTTCGACGGAATGCGTCAATCAGGTCTCCCTGTAAATGAGTACACATTCAGCATCATTATGCATTGCTATTGCCTTTTAAATCGGGTGGATTTGGGGTTTTCTTTATTGGGCAGCTTTTTCAAGCTCGGGTACGAACCCGATGTCGTGATTTTCAATACTCTCATAAAGGGGCTTTTTTTAGGTGATAAGGCTATTGAGGCAGAGAAGCTCTTTAACAAGCTGTTAGATGATAAACTCATTGAGCCTTGTCAACTTACAGTTTCTTTCTTTGTTCATGGGCTTTGCAAAGCAGGGCACACTGCGACAGCATGTAATTATATTGATCTGTTTGCTAAAAGGGGTTGCATTAGTAGCAATTATGCGTATAACACTCTCGTTGATAGTTTATGCAAGGGCGGGATGGTTCAGGATGCGATACTGGTATTGCGCAGAATGGTTGAACGGGGTGTTTTGCCAAATACTGTCACTTATACCTCGATTGTTCATGCGTTGTGTTGTGCCGGTAGATGGGATGTTGTGCGAGTTTTGCTGCGTGAAATGTTTGATAAGAAGGTTTGTATTAACGTGATCACTTTTACTGTGTTGGTGAACATGCTTTGCAAGAATGGTAGGGTGGAAGAGGCGGAGGATCTTGTGGAAATTATGATGCAACAAAATGTTAGTCCTGATGTCTACACTTATAATGCCTTGATAGATGGATACTGCTGTCACGGGAAAATGGATAAAGCGAGGGAGTTAATTGATTCTCTTGCGGAAAAGGGCATTAAGCCCAATAATGTGTTTAGCTATGGTAGTTTAATCAACGGGTATTGCAAGAACGGAAACATAGATGAAGCTAAGCCTGACTTTCTGGAAGTTCCTGGGAAAGGTCCACAGAATACAAGTGGTCAGTATAGCTCTATGATAAAGGAGTTGTTGCGTGAAGACAGATTTTCGGATGGGTGGAAGCTCTTCAGCGATATGGAAGCTCAGGGAGTTCATCCAGATATTTTTACATATAGTATCTTGCTGGCTGGCTTGTGCAAAGCTCATCGTAATGATGAAGCAATTTCATTAGTGCGTGCGATGGAAGACCGGGGAGTTACACCTAATATAATCACGTATGATATCCTTATCTGTGGCTTGTGTAAAGAAGGAAGACATGACCTTGCAAGAGGTATTTTTAATGAACTTCCTTCCAAAGGCTTGCAACCCAGTGCTCGACTGTATGAGATGATTAGTGGCTCGCGTTGTGAGAAGGGATTGGCAGAGGAGGAGGCGATACTCTAG
- the LOC121777090 gene encoding (-)-5-epieremophilene synthase STPS3-like gives MLLAPETKMIDTMNLINTIERLGVSYHFEDEIEEKLQQYFHLNTNYHDDEAYDLYTVALHFRLFRQHGYPISTEIFGKWSDAKGKFKESIKSDAKGLLSLYEASYLRTRAETILDDVLAFTTATLKSMMPNLGSTLKKQVERALVQPLHFGIPRLEARSYIAVHEEEEVHKNETLIKFAKLDYNLLQMLYKEELRQVSRWWRELGLMSKLPCARDRIVECFFWAVAVHHEPQYSRARAIIAKSIAIVSIIDDTYDAYGTIEELEVFTEAMQWWDFGEICRLPEYMRPLYKAILEVYIQFEGELAKEGRSYASYYTIEGLKELARCYYEEAKWFLEGNLPTFEEYLKNGLITSTFGYLVPSCFMGIGFARKEDFEWLSKKPKILVAAFTIGCLVGDVGSYETEMERDQLAIGVESYIKDNGVTKEEAMAKFMELSTNAFLDTNEEMLRPTCYKSRDLLTFILNFERLTYVTYKDKEDGYTHSEKGLKPLIVATLIDAFEV, from the exons ATGCTATTAGCTCCAGAAACCAAAATGATAGACACCATGAATCTCATCAACACAATCGAGCGCCTAGGCGTTTCGTACCATTTTGAAGATGAGATCGAAGAGAAACTGCAACAATATTTCCATCTCAATACGAATTATCACGATGATGAAGCCTATGATTTGTACACAGTTGCTCTCCATTTTCGATTGTTCAGGCAGCATGGCTATCCTATATCTACTG AAATATTTGGTAAATGGAGTGATGCCAAGGGGAAATTCAAAGAGAGCATAAAGAGCGACGCGAAGGGTTTGCTGAGTTTGTATGAAGCTTCGTACCTTAGAACTCGCGCAGAAACCATACTAGACGACGTGCTTGCTTTTACTACGGCCACTCTTAAATCCATGATGCCAAACCTCGGATCAACCCTTAAGAAGCAAGTTGAGCGTGCCCTAGTGCAGCCCTTGCACTTCGGGATTCCTAGGCTTGAAGCACGTAGTTACATCGCGGtgcatgaagaagaagaagtgcaCAAAAACGAAACCCTAATCAAGTTTGCCAAATTAGACTATAACCTATTGCAGATGCTATACAAAGAGGAGCTCCGGCAAGTCTCAAG GTGGTGGAGAGAATTAGGGCTTATGTCGAAACTTCCTTGTGCAAGGGATAGGATAGTGGAGTGTTTCTTTTGGGCTGTGGCAGTGCACCATGAGCCACAATATTCCCGTGCTCGTGCCATTATCGCCAAGAGCATTGCTATCGTATCTATAATAGACGACACATACGATGCATATGGTACAATTGAGGAACTCGAGGTTTTCACCGAGGCAATGCAATG GTGGGATTTCGGAGAAATATGTCGACTCCCTGAGTACATGAGACCTCTCTATAAAGCTATCTTGGAAGTCTACATTCAATTCGAGGGGGAATTAGCTAAGGAAGGACGATCCTATGCGTCATACTATACCATAGAAGGA CTAAAGGAATTGGCGAGGTGCTACTATGAAGAGGCAAAGTGGTTCTTAGAGGGTAACTTGCCCACATTTGAGGAATACCTAAAGAATGGTCTCATTACGAGCACCTTCGGTTATCTGGTACCCTCTTGTTTTATGGGAATAGGATTTGCTCGAAAGGAAGACTTCGAGTGGCTAAGCAAGAAGCCTAAGATACTTGTCGCCGCATTCACAATAGGTTGCTTAGTTGGCGACGTTGGCTCTTATGAG ACTGAGATGGAGAGAGATCAACTTGCTATTGGGGTTGAAAGCTACATCAAAGATAATGGTGTGACAAAAGAAGAGGCCATGGCAAAATTTATGGAATTATCTACGAATGCATTTCTAGATACCAACGAGGAGATGCTAAGGCCGACTTGTTATAAATCTAGGGATCTTCTTACGTTTATCCTCAATTTCGAACGCTTAACATATGTCACTTACAAAGACAAAGAAGATGGTTACACTCATTCTGAAAAAGGTTTGAAGCCTCTTATTGTAGCAACGTTGATCGATGCATTTGAGGTTTAG